A window of Corallococcus macrosporus DSM 14697 contains these coding sequences:
- a CDS encoding YceD family protein, whose amino-acid sequence MLVKVEQIKDAGLKLEEPINLELLGETLGGGAASGEDTGFRATAPSTLKASLRKLSGGVLLEGRFTVDVTSPCKRCLTDVATKVPVEFTLNLVPESLARGDDFKDDDEKAMEKKERSQGESGGSFEMDDADQEVFDGKSINLDPIVREQLLLALPMNAVCREDCKGLCSQCGANRNEVACACDTRPVDPRLAPLKNIKLSN is encoded by the coding sequence ATGCTCGTAAAGGTTGAACAAATCAAGGACGCTGGGCTGAAGCTCGAGGAGCCCATCAATCTCGAGCTGCTCGGTGAGACGCTGGGAGGCGGCGCGGCCTCCGGCGAGGATACCGGATTCCGGGCCACCGCCCCGTCGACGTTGAAGGCGTCGCTGCGCAAGCTGAGCGGCGGCGTGCTGCTGGAGGGGCGCTTCACGGTGGACGTCACCAGCCCCTGCAAGCGCTGCCTCACCGACGTGGCCACGAAGGTCCCCGTGGAGTTCACGCTCAACCTGGTGCCGGAGTCCCTGGCCCGGGGCGACGACTTCAAGGACGACGACGAGAAGGCCATGGAGAAGAAGGAGCGCAGCCAGGGCGAGTCCGGCGGCTCCTTCGAGATGGACGACGCGGATCAGGAAGTCTTCGACGGGAAGAGCATCAACCTGGACCCCATCGTCCGGGAGCAGCTCCTGCTGGCCCTGCCAATGAACGCCGTGTGCCGCGAGGACTGCAAGGGGCTGTGCTCGCAGTGCGGCGCGAACCGCAACGAGGTCGCCTGCGCCTGTGACACCCGCCCGGTGGACCCCCGGCTGGCGCCGCTGAAGAACATCAAGCTCAGCAACTGA
- a CDS encoding tetratricopeptide repeat protein: MHGHGWRLRGWVLLLVLGLGARPGWSRPLFPGPVLCQLGPASPAITEARAQIDQGAFEKARRTLLEGLDAPDLTDDQLVEMYRLLGLTALYLGDEPQARDAYEKLLQARPDYELPRTAPPKLRALYARIREDIKSRRVRPVTLDVDPIPDPPGGEPVVVEATIQDLALGARARLFYRRAGDEAYSSVDFARDRTPEGRGRERYRAVLPAYEVPSEADAYEMEYYFEVADAAQRRLAGRGDSFQPLIFQVAPRSPRAGAAAEPASRPWYKSPWLWVGVGAVAIGATAGVVALTSGEERGRVPITIRVEPPAP, encoded by the coding sequence ATGCACGGACACGGCTGGCGGTTGCGCGGGTGGGTCCTCCTGCTGGTGCTGGGCCTGGGTGCCCGACCGGGCTGGAGCCGGCCCCTCTTCCCTGGGCCCGTACTCTGCCAGCTCGGCCCGGCGAGCCCGGCCATCACCGAGGCCCGCGCCCAGATTGACCAGGGCGCGTTTGAAAAGGCCCGGCGCACGCTCCTGGAGGGCCTGGACGCGCCGGACCTGACGGATGACCAGTTGGTGGAGATGTACCGCCTGCTGGGCCTGACGGCCCTCTACCTGGGGGACGAGCCCCAGGCCCGCGACGCCTACGAGAAGCTGCTCCAGGCCCGGCCCGACTACGAGCTGCCGCGCACCGCCCCGCCCAAGCTGCGCGCCCTCTACGCGCGCATCCGCGAGGACATCAAGAGCCGCCGCGTCCGCCCCGTCACCCTGGACGTGGACCCCATCCCCGACCCGCCCGGCGGCGAGCCCGTCGTCGTGGAGGCCACCATCCAGGACCTGGCCCTGGGCGCCCGCGCGCGCCTCTTCTACCGGCGCGCCGGGGACGAGGCCTACAGCTCGGTGGACTTCGCGAGAGACCGCACGCCGGAGGGCCGCGGCCGCGAGCGCTACCGCGCGGTGCTGCCCGCGTACGAGGTCCCCTCCGAGGCCGACGCCTACGAGATGGAGTACTACTTCGAGGTCGCGGACGCGGCGCAGCGCCGGCTCGCGGGCCGGGGGGACTCCTTCCAGCCGCTCATCTTCCAGGTGGCGCCCCGGTCCCCGCGCGCCGGCGCCGCCGCCGAGCCCGCCTCCCGGCCCTGGTACAAGAGCCCCTGGCTCTGGGTGGGCGTGGGCGCGGTGGCCATTGGCGCCACCGCCGGCGTCGTGGCGCTGACCTCCGGCGAGGAGCGGGGCCGCGTCCCCATCACCATCCGCGTGGAGCCCCCTGCCCCATGA
- a CDS encoding response regulator: protein MSRILIIEDEQDLAGLVDYNLRAAGFETETANTGAGGLAKARAHPPDLVLLDLMLPDVAGSEVLRMLKADTELRKASVIIVSAKGQESDRVQGLELGADDYVVKPFSVRELLLRVKAVLRRADAEDGPAAVLASGDISLDTTRHQVRVKGEEVLLTALEFRLLRTLLERSDRVQTREVLLSDVWGIQAEIHTRTVDTHIKRLREKLGPAGDIIETVRGVGYKLSPP, encoded by the coding sequence ATGTCGCGCATCCTGATTATCGAGGACGAGCAGGACCTCGCCGGCCTCGTCGACTACAACCTGCGCGCCGCGGGTTTCGAGACGGAGACGGCGAACACGGGCGCGGGCGGGCTCGCCAAGGCGCGCGCGCATCCTCCGGACCTGGTGCTGCTGGATTTGATGCTGCCGGACGTGGCGGGCAGCGAGGTGCTGCGCATGCTCAAGGCAGACACCGAGCTGCGCAAGGCGTCCGTCATCATCGTCAGCGCCAAGGGCCAGGAGTCGGACCGGGTGCAGGGCCTGGAGCTGGGCGCGGACGACTACGTGGTGAAGCCCTTCTCCGTCCGCGAGCTCCTCCTGCGCGTCAAGGCCGTGCTGCGCCGCGCGGACGCGGAGGACGGGCCCGCCGCGGTGCTGGCCTCCGGCGACATCAGCCTGGACACCACCCGCCACCAGGTGCGCGTGAAGGGGGAGGAAGTCCTCCTCACCGCGCTGGAGTTCCGCCTGCTGCGCACCCTGCTGGAGCGCTCGGACCGGGTGCAGACGCGCGAGGTGCTGCTGTCGGACGTCTGGGGCATCCAGGCGGAGATCCACACCCGCACCGTGGACACGCACATCAAGCGGCTGCGCGAGAAGCTGGGCCCCGCCGGGGACATCATCGAGACGGTGCGCGGCGTGGGCTACAAGCTCAGCCCCCCGTGA
- a CDS encoding sensor histidine kinase, with protein sequence MPLRATLLPLLLPAFVVATLVALLDGPKEVVAAALVALAGSLMSLGVSRGTLQRQLDLLARHTRDRAEGGPGAPPAVPERLDEVAGLEGAIDSLHAQLSARSAMLTQEARTLTAVLDGMAEGIWVTDDEGTVVRHNDALRDMLASTSGELTGQRPLALIRNEALHDAVIRACREGASSHLELTLDGLFPRTLSIRVTPLAKDLPGSAAVFHDVTELRRLEKVRKDFVANVSHELRTPITAIRGYAETLQGGALNDPVMAPKMVEIIHRQSERLSELVEDLLELSRLEAREVSLKRGRVPLADAAARAADTVRPKAEGKGQVVSLHVPPDLLAEGDTRAVEQVLLNLLDNAVKYTPAGGQVDVYGACESGRCVVRVKDTGVGIEPKHLSRIFERFYRVDKGRSRDMGGTGLGLSIVKHLLQAMDGEVKVESQPNEGSTFTIFLPLAASSNAATG encoded by the coding sequence ATGCCCCTGCGCGCCACGCTCCTTCCGCTCCTGCTGCCCGCCTTCGTCGTCGCGACGCTCGTCGCCCTCCTGGACGGCCCCAAGGAGGTCGTCGCCGCGGCGCTGGTCGCGCTCGCCGGCTCCCTCATGTCCCTGGGCGTGAGCCGCGGGACGCTGCAGCGCCAACTGGACCTGCTGGCCCGCCACACGCGCGACCGCGCCGAGGGCGGCCCGGGCGCGCCCCCCGCCGTCCCGGAGCGGCTGGATGAAGTGGCCGGCCTGGAGGGCGCCATCGACTCCCTCCACGCCCAGTTGTCCGCGCGCTCCGCCATGCTCACGCAGGAGGCGCGCACCCTCACCGCGGTGCTGGACGGCATGGCGGAGGGCATCTGGGTGACGGACGACGAGGGCACGGTGGTGCGCCACAACGACGCCCTCCGGGACATGCTGGCCTCCACCAGCGGGGAACTCACGGGCCAGCGCCCCCTGGCCCTCATCCGCAACGAGGCGCTGCACGACGCCGTCATCCGCGCCTGCCGGGAGGGCGCCTCCAGCCACCTGGAGCTCACGCTGGACGGCCTCTTCCCGCGCACGCTGTCCATCCGGGTGACGCCCCTGGCCAAGGACTTGCCGGGCAGCGCCGCCGTCTTCCACGACGTCACCGAGCTGCGCCGCCTGGAGAAGGTGCGCAAGGACTTCGTGGCCAACGTGTCGCACGAGCTGCGCACGCCCATCACCGCCATCCGCGGCTACGCGGAGACGCTCCAGGGCGGCGCCCTCAATGACCCCGTCATGGCGCCGAAGATGGTGGAGATCATCCACCGCCAGTCCGAGCGCCTGTCCGAGCTGGTGGAGGACCTGCTGGAGCTGTCCCGCCTGGAGGCCCGCGAGGTGAGCCTGAAGCGCGGCCGCGTGCCCCTGGCGGACGCCGCCGCCCGCGCCGCGGACACCGTGCGCCCCAAGGCCGAGGGCAAGGGCCAGGTGGTTTCACTCCATGTCCCTCCCGACCTGCTCGCGGAGGGCGACACCCGGGCCGTGGAGCAGGTGCTGCTCAACCTGCTGGACAACGCGGTGAAGTACACGCCGGCGGGCGGGCAGGTGGACGTGTACGGCGCGTGCGAGTCGGGCCGCTGCGTGGTGCGGGTGAAGGACACGGGGGTGGGCATCGAGCCCAAGCACCTGTCCCGCATCTTCGAGCGCTTCTACCGGGTGGACAAGGGCCGCAGCCGGGACATGGGGGGCACGGGGCTGGGGCTGTCCATCGTCAAGCACCTGCTGCAGGCCATGGACGGCGAGGTCAAGGTGGAGAGCCAACCCAACGAGGGGAGCACCTTCACCATTTTTCTGCCCCTGGCGGCTTCATCGAACGCGGCGACCGGGTAG
- a CDS encoding metallophosphoesterase family protein, whose protein sequence is MRVAILADIHGNLPACEAVLEDIARSVAPDYIVAAGDLALRGAHPRETVDLLFDRCDSVLMGNTDCYLAGNYLGGAYREKDHWKTELLRWTRDQLGGALLEKLGALPFSARYSPRKGQDLFVCHANPRNLEESLDPTLDDVAVRRFFSHLDAAACAFGHLHFPYRRRVGRMLIADVASAGIPRDGDLRPAYGVFTFTPKGWRVQIRRVRYPVRKATQALTARRVPGGPLLVHKLVEARYRHHNALMEAARRHSGLPPPGPVLRPPPGAASRAAASPMDSRPSPEVDPASLPTDMDGTVTGAAPLPPDALNDFEG, encoded by the coding sequence ATGCGGGTCGCCATCCTCGCGGACATCCACGGCAATCTTCCCGCCTGCGAGGCCGTCCTCGAGGACATCGCGCGCTCGGTGGCACCCGACTACATCGTCGCCGCCGGTGACCTGGCGCTGCGCGGCGCGCACCCGCGCGAGACGGTGGACCTGCTCTTCGACCGGTGTGACTCGGTGCTGATGGGCAACACCGACTGCTACCTGGCGGGCAACTACCTGGGTGGCGCCTACCGGGAGAAGGACCACTGGAAGACGGAGCTGCTGCGCTGGACGCGGGATCAGCTCGGCGGCGCGCTGCTGGAGAAGCTGGGCGCCCTGCCCTTCTCCGCGCGCTACTCGCCGCGCAAGGGGCAGGACCTCTTCGTCTGCCACGCCAACCCGCGCAACCTCGAGGAGTCGCTGGACCCCACGCTGGATGACGTCGCGGTGCGCCGCTTCTTCAGCCACCTGGACGCGGCGGCCTGCGCCTTCGGGCACCTGCACTTCCCCTACCGCCGCCGCGTGGGCCGCATGCTCATCGCGGACGTGGCCAGCGCGGGCATCCCCCGGGACGGAGACCTGCGCCCCGCCTATGGCGTCTTCACCTTCACCCCCAAGGGCTGGCGGGTGCAGATTCGCCGCGTGCGCTACCCGGTGCGCAAGGCCACCCAGGCCCTCACCGCGCGCCGCGTCCCCGGCGGGCCGCTGCTCGTCCACAAGCTGGTGGAGGCGCGCTACCGCCACCACAACGCGCTGATGGAGGCCGCGCGCCGCCACTCCGGCCTGCCCCCGCCGGGGCCCGTGCTGCGCCCGCCGCCAGGGGCCGCCTCGCGCGCCGCGGCCTCGCCCATGGACAGCCGCCCCTCCCCGGAGGTCGACCCGGCCTCGCTGCCCACGGACATGGACGGCACCGTGACGGGCGCCGCGCCGCTGCCCCCGGACGCGCTCAACGATTTCGAAGGGTAG
- a CDS encoding SixA phosphatase family protein translates to MSARELPLLFVRHAVAEDSHVLGDEARALTPEGRAAFRHHARKLARLTPLRGIITSPLVRAVQTAELLAEALGVAGVEVHPALLPQRGAHKRIVDLARERGAGWALVGHNPSLERAAQRALEHELPDKLRKGAALALHPMKEGGFTLAWWATPGRPVKRPGDLR, encoded by the coding sequence ATGTCTGCTCGCGAGCTGCCCCTGCTGTTCGTCCGCCACGCCGTCGCGGAGGACTCCCATGTCCTGGGCGACGAGGCCCGTGCCCTCACCCCGGAAGGCCGCGCCGCCTTCCGCCACCACGCCCGCAAGCTGGCGCGCCTCACGCCGCTGCGAGGCATCATCACCAGCCCGCTGGTGCGCGCCGTCCAGACGGCGGAGCTGCTCGCGGAGGCGCTCGGCGTGGCGGGCGTGGAGGTCCACCCCGCCCTGCTGCCCCAGCGCGGCGCGCACAAGCGCATCGTCGACCTGGCGCGGGAGCGAGGCGCGGGCTGGGCCCTGGTGGGCCACAATCCCTCGCTGGAGCGCGCGGCCCAGCGCGCGTTGGAGCATGAGCTACCCGACAAGCTCCGCAAGGGCGCGGCGCTGGCCCTGCATCCGATGAAGGAGGGCGGCTTCACGCTCGCGTGGTGGGCCACGCCGGGCAGGCCGGTGAAGCGCCCGGGCGACCTGCGCTGA
- a CDS encoding carbonic anhydrase: MRKLIRGLLDFQLNARSNYREKFALLAQGQKPDCLFIACADSRVVPNLLVSTDPGDLFVVRNVGNMVPPSDSKGQSTRDQSEAAALEFSLRNLPVEDIVVCGHSSCGAMKAVLAGGVGPENPNLSGWLEHGKAALQRMAANPKLGEGRADYDRLSQNNVLLQMEHIASYPWVKERLDAGTLRLHGWWFDIGTAQVHAWRPALGRFVPMDELVGEALLRELGTEPHNPGALANGNGAAHLSVAASRS; encoded by the coding sequence GTGAGGAAGCTCATCCGCGGTCTGTTGGACTTTCAGCTCAACGCCCGTTCCAACTACCGGGAGAAGTTCGCGTTGCTGGCGCAGGGGCAGAAGCCGGATTGCCTCTTCATCGCCTGCGCGGACAGCCGCGTGGTGCCCAACCTGCTCGTGTCCACGGACCCGGGCGACCTCTTCGTGGTCCGCAACGTGGGCAACATGGTGCCGCCGTCGGACTCCAAGGGGCAGTCGACGCGCGACCAGTCCGAGGCGGCCGCGCTGGAGTTCTCGCTCCGCAACCTGCCGGTGGAGGACATCGTCGTGTGCGGCCACTCGAGCTGCGGCGCGATGAAGGCCGTCCTCGCGGGCGGCGTGGGGCCGGAGAACCCGAACCTCAGCGGCTGGCTCGAGCACGGCAAGGCCGCGCTCCAGCGCATGGCGGCGAACCCGAAGCTGGGCGAGGGCCGGGCGGACTACGACCGCCTGTCCCAGAACAACGTGCTGCTGCAGATGGAGCACATCGCCAGCTACCCGTGGGTGAAGGAGCGCCTCGACGCGGGCACGCTGCGGCTGCACGGCTGGTGGTTCGACATCGGCACCGCGCAGGTCCACGCCTGGCGCCCGGCGCTGGGCCGCTTCGTCCCCATGGATGAGCTGGTGGGCGAGGCGCTGCTGCGCGAGCTGGGCACGGAGCCGCACAACCCCGGCGCGCTGGCGAACGGCAACGGCGCCGCGCACCTGTCGGTCGCCGCCAGCCGGTCGTAA
- a CDS encoding SulP family inorganic anion transporter: MSTSKSPESAASPWKALATDLPASLVVFLVALPLCMGIALASGAPIVSGLIAGVIGGLVVGIFGGVPLQVSGPAAGLAVMVFGFIQQMGLAMTCAAVAVAGVVQMILGGLKVARGALAISPAVIHGMMAGIGILIVLGQVHIVMGGAPQSSAWQNVKELPGQIADLHGAATLLGLLTIGLMVAWQFVPGKLKKVPGPLVAVVGASAAAYFLNADVARVDLPENVLASIQLPTFPKGDWVTFGTAVLSLALVASAESLLSAVATDKMHTGPRANLDRELFAQGMANTVSGLAGGLPITGVIVRSATNITAGAKTRLSGTLHGVWLLLFVTLLGSVAGLVPLTVLAGLLVFVGAKLVNVHHIRELQKRGELAVYLVTVAGVVGVNLLAGIGMGLAFAVLRLLWHLGNVKVDVSQQASASYLVRISGSLTFVGVPKLSSALAQIPAGSKVELDLAVQTLDHSGHEALQSWCDTYRKTGGTVFTESLEEVWSRKGTAKSSAPVVVEGPNHNSLVSGGAQ, from the coding sequence ATGTCGACTTCGAAGAGTCCTGAGAGCGCTGCTTCCCCTTGGAAGGCGCTGGCAACGGACCTGCCTGCATCCCTGGTGGTCTTCCTGGTGGCGTTGCCGCTGTGTATGGGCATCGCGCTGGCGTCTGGCGCTCCCATCGTCAGCGGCCTCATCGCGGGCGTGATTGGCGGGCTCGTGGTGGGCATCTTCGGCGGCGTGCCGCTGCAGGTGAGCGGTCCCGCCGCGGGGCTCGCGGTGATGGTGTTTGGCTTCATCCAGCAGATGGGCCTGGCCATGACGTGCGCGGCGGTGGCCGTCGCGGGCGTGGTGCAGATGATTCTCGGCGGGCTGAAGGTGGCGCGCGGCGCGCTGGCCATCTCCCCCGCCGTCATCCACGGGATGATGGCGGGCATCGGCATCCTCATCGTCCTGGGGCAGGTCCACATCGTGATGGGCGGCGCGCCCCAGTCGAGCGCGTGGCAGAACGTGAAGGAGCTGCCGGGGCAGATCGCGGACCTGCATGGCGCGGCGACGCTGCTGGGGCTGCTCACCATTGGCCTGATGGTGGCGTGGCAGTTCGTCCCCGGGAAGCTGAAGAAGGTCCCCGGTCCGCTCGTGGCCGTGGTGGGCGCCAGCGCCGCCGCGTACTTCCTGAACGCGGACGTGGCCCGCGTGGACCTGCCGGAGAACGTCCTCGCCAGCATCCAGCTCCCGACCTTCCCCAAGGGGGACTGGGTCACCTTCGGCACGGCGGTGCTGTCGTTGGCGCTGGTCGCCAGCGCGGAGTCGCTGTTGAGCGCGGTGGCCACGGACAAGATGCACACCGGCCCGCGGGCGAACCTGGACCGCGAGCTCTTCGCGCAGGGCATGGCGAACACGGTGTCCGGTCTGGCGGGCGGCCTGCCCATCACCGGCGTCATCGTCCGCAGCGCCACCAACATCACCGCCGGCGCGAAGACGCGGCTGTCGGGCACGCTGCACGGCGTCTGGCTGCTCCTGTTCGTCACGCTGCTCGGCTCGGTGGCGGGGCTCGTGCCTCTCACCGTGCTGGCCGGTCTGCTCGTCTTCGTCGGCGCGAAGCTGGTGAACGTGCACCACATCCGCGAGCTGCAGAAGCGCGGCGAGCTGGCCGTATACCTGGTGACGGTGGCCGGCGTGGTGGGCGTCAACCTGCTGGCCGGTATCGGCATGGGCCTGGCGTTCGCGGTGCTGCGCCTGCTGTGGCACCTGGGCAACGTCAAGGTGGACGTCTCCCAGCAGGCGAGCGCGTCGTATCTGGTGCGAATCTCGGGCTCGCTGACGTTCGTCGGCGTACCCAAGCTGTCCAGCGCGCTGGCGCAGATTCCGGCCGGCTCCAAGGTGGAGCTGGACCTGGCGGTGCAGACGCTGGACCACTCCGGGCACGAAGCCCTGCAGAGCTGGTGCGACACCTATCGCAAGACGGGCGGCACGGTGTTCACCGAGTCGCTCGAGGAAGTCTGGAGCCGTAAGGGGACGGCGAAGTCGAGCGCCCCCGTGGTCGTCGAAGGTCCCAATCACAACTCGCTTGTTTCTGGAGGTGCGCAGTGA
- a CDS encoding sigma-54-dependent transcriptional regulator yields MSTHLLLVDDDRTFASLAASVLRHEGFRVTLAHSLHDARGAMSREAPDLVVLDRRLPDGDGIDFLPELRAQLPDTPVLMVTAHGDIASAVEAIQAGARDYLSKPVELDDLVLRARRAAADLQLQERLRQAESELGGRRRLSRPHSPKMLAALQMLERIAKAPRSPVLLLGETGVGKEVIARHLHALQGGQGSFVHVNCAALPATMVESELFGHERGAFTDARTARRGLVEVAAGGVLFLDEVGELPPGLQAKLLTFLDKGAFRRLGGTAELSSSARVVTATNRDLTKEVAEGRFREDLYFRLSVFRVDIPPLRERREDLLPLAQSLVAELCAELGRRPVGFSRAAQARLERYPFPGNVRELRNVLERALVLEAGPELELASLEPQGSIGPPAMDPDAFVVAGPPRALQEVERLYVRHVLALLDGRRMEAARALGLSYPTFLRRLEEE; encoded by the coding sequence ATGAGCACCCATCTGCTGCTGGTGGATGACGACCGGACCTTCGCCTCGCTGGCGGCGTCCGTGCTGCGCCACGAAGGCTTCCGCGTCACGCTGGCGCATTCGCTTCATGACGCGCGCGGCGCCATGTCCCGCGAGGCGCCGGACCTGGTGGTGCTGGACCGGCGCCTGCCGGATGGGGACGGCATCGACTTCCTGCCCGAGCTGCGCGCCCAGCTTCCGGACACGCCGGTGCTGATGGTGACGGCGCACGGGGACATCGCCAGCGCGGTGGAGGCCATCCAGGCCGGCGCGCGTGACTACCTGTCCAAGCCGGTGGAGCTGGACGACCTGGTGCTGCGCGCCCGCCGCGCCGCCGCGGACCTCCAGCTCCAGGAGCGGCTGCGCCAGGCGGAGAGCGAGCTGGGCGGCCGGCGGCGCCTGTCGCGTCCGCACTCGCCGAAGATGCTGGCCGCGCTGCAGATGCTGGAGCGCATCGCCAAGGCGCCCCGCAGCCCGGTGCTGCTGCTGGGCGAGACGGGCGTGGGCAAGGAGGTCATCGCGCGTCACCTGCACGCGCTCCAGGGCGGGCAGGGCTCCTTCGTCCACGTCAACTGCGCCGCGCTGCCCGCCACCATGGTGGAGAGCGAGCTGTTCGGCCATGAGCGCGGCGCCTTCACCGACGCGCGCACCGCCCGCCGCGGCCTGGTGGAGGTGGCCGCGGGGGGCGTGCTCTTCCTGGACGAGGTGGGCGAGCTGCCGCCGGGGCTCCAGGCGAAGCTGCTCACCTTCCTGGACAAGGGCGCCTTCCGCCGCCTGGGCGGCACCGCCGAGCTGAGCAGCAGCGCGCGCGTGGTGACGGCCACCAACCGCGACTTGACGAAGGAGGTGGCGGAGGGCCGCTTCCGCGAGGACCTCTACTTCCGCCTGAGCGTCTTCCGGGTGGACATCCCGCCGCTGCGCGAGCGCCGCGAGGACCTGCTGCCGCTGGCACAGTCCCTGGTGGCGGAGCTGTGCGCCGAACTGGGCCGCAGGCCCGTGGGCTTCTCCCGTGCCGCCCAGGCCCGCCTGGAGCGCTACCCGTTCCCCGGCAACGTCCGCGAGCTGCGCAACGTGCTCGAGCGCGCCCTGGTGCTCGAAGCCGGCCCCGAGCTGGAGCTCGCCTCCCTGGAGCCCCAGGGCAGCATCGGCCCCCCCGCCATGGACCCCGACGCCTTCGTCGTCGCCGGGCCGCCGCGCGCCCTCCAGGAGGTGGAGCGGCTGTACGTCCGGCACGTGCTCGCCCTGCTGGACGGGCGCCGCATGGAGGCCGCCCGGGCGCTGGGGCTCTCCTATCCCACCTTCCTCCGCCGGCTCGAGGAGGAGTAG
- a CDS encoding sensor histidine kinase, which yields MTSAHLPPTPPPLPSLTPTPGELARAQRRGGRSALVGLGLVGLVALTSPVLGYVEDVRNAREELLSRLLNQAQVQSEALGVHLGLLEAELARVAGHPALSPEDGISPAEQALLESAFYHSSLFSEGVALLTPSGERVWSDPPDMPMGRSPLTLRPWFRRLVEGRQPEIDLLEGEGGPIVVAVPMSQEGRLKGVLLGEVRAGALPTRPTAQTSLVLMDDNGQFLMPVGLKLRPGDVTGRLRALADMPGPLTLDGKHLMGAAAWVGKSELLLVVLEEETATAGLRARFLRQLAFHIALLSSTLIIFILLLRHSFRSLLAAEERLRRQETMAALGTAASLIAHEVKNALNGIQAALSVLRHTPAGSELPVGALRSQVERLSHLARSLLSFGAPRAALRRSCELHLLVQDALQGVKLLPESETVALSTSLEESLWVQGDAALLVSAIDNVLRNAVEAGAVARDTGMQPAPWVSVRLTRDDHDAVLVVEDNAGGVDPRLEPRLWEPFATGRAKGVGLGLPMARASVEAHGGSLNYVRSPLGSRFTLRLPLEVVK from the coding sequence ATGACCTCCGCCCACCTGCCGCCGACCCCGCCTCCACTCCCCTCGCTGACTCCCACGCCCGGAGAGCTGGCCCGCGCGCAGCGGCGCGGCGGGCGCTCCGCGCTCGTCGGGTTGGGGCTGGTGGGGCTGGTGGCGTTGACGAGCCCCGTGCTGGGCTACGTGGAGGACGTGCGCAACGCGCGCGAGGAGCTGCTGAGCCGGCTGCTCAACCAGGCGCAGGTCCAGTCCGAGGCGCTGGGCGTCCACCTGGGCCTGCTGGAGGCGGAGCTGGCCCGCGTGGCCGGGCACCCCGCGCTCTCGCCCGAGGATGGCATCTCCCCGGCGGAGCAGGCCCTGCTGGAGAGCGCCTTCTATCATTCGTCCCTCTTCTCGGAGGGCGTGGCCCTGCTGACGCCCTCCGGCGAGCGCGTCTGGAGCGATCCGCCGGACATGCCCATGGGGCGCTCGCCGCTCACGCTGCGGCCCTGGTTCCGCCGGCTGGTGGAGGGCCGCCAGCCGGAGATTGATTTGCTGGAGGGGGAGGGCGGCCCCATCGTGGTCGCCGTCCCCATGTCCCAGGAGGGGCGCCTCAAGGGGGTGCTGCTGGGCGAGGTCCGCGCGGGCGCGCTGCCCACGCGGCCGACGGCGCAGACGTCCCTGGTGCTGATGGATGACAACGGCCAGTTCCTGATGCCGGTGGGGCTCAAGCTGAGGCCCGGGGACGTGACGGGGAGGCTGCGCGCCCTGGCGGACATGCCCGGGCCCTTGACGCTGGACGGCAAGCACCTGATGGGCGCGGCCGCGTGGGTGGGGAAGAGCGAGCTGTTGCTCGTCGTCCTGGAGGAGGAGACGGCCACCGCGGGCCTGCGCGCGCGCTTCCTGCGGCAGCTCGCGTTCCACATCGCGCTGCTGAGCAGCACCCTCATCATCTTCATCCTCCTGCTGCGGCACTCGTTCCGCTCGCTGCTCGCGGCCGAGGAGCGGCTGCGCCGCCAGGAGACCATGGCCGCGCTGGGCACCGCGGCCTCGCTCATCGCCCATGAGGTGAAGAACGCCCTCAACGGCATCCAGGCCGCGCTGTCCGTGCTCCGGCACACCCCGGCCGGCAGCGAGCTGCCCGTGGGCGCGCTGCGCTCGCAGGTGGAGCGCCTGAGCCACCTGGCGCGCTCGCTGCTGTCCTTCGGGGCGCCGCGTGCCGCGCTGCGGCGGAGCTGTGAACTGCACCTGCTGGTGCAGGACGCGCTCCAGGGGGTGAAGCTGCTGCCGGAGTCGGAGACGGTGGCGCTCAGCACGTCCCTGGAGGAGTCGCTCTGGGTGCAGGGGGACGCGGCGCTGCTGGTGTCCGCCATTGACAACGTGTTGCGCAACGCGGTGGAGGCGGGCGCGGTGGCGCGGGACACGGGGATGCAGCCGGCGCCGTGGGTCAGCGTGCGTCTGACGCGGGACGACCATGACGCCGTCCTCGTGGTGGAGGACAATGCGGGCGGCGTGGACCCCCGGCTCGAGCCCAGGTTGTGGGAACCTTTCGCCACCGGGCGGGCCAAGGGCGTGGGGCTGGGGCTGCCCATGGCGCGCGCGTCCGTGGAGGCCCACGGCGGCAGCCTGAACTATGTCCGGAGCCCGCTGGGGAGCCGCTTCACGCTGCGCCTTCCGTTGGAGGTCGTCAAATGA